One window from the genome of Bufo bufo chromosome 4, aBufBuf1.1, whole genome shotgun sequence encodes:
- the LOC120999005 gene encoding protein ZBED8-like: MICNAKLSNSSLAPAKLREHFLKLQGDGKYKNTTLAEFKVRRARFDEKASLPVLGFVPINKPILIASYEVAYLIAKQGKPHTIGETLIKPAVLKMANIMLGKAAEVKLSQIPLSNDTISDRIEDMSKDILAQIVADLISSPAKFSLQLDETTDVSNLSQLAVFVRYVKDDVIKEEFLFCKPLTTTTKAADVKKLVDDFFKDNNLSWDMVSAVCSDGAPAMLGRKSGLGALVKADAPHIIVTHCILHRHALATKTLPPKLAEVLKIVVECVNYVRNSALRHHIFRELCKEMGSEFEVLLYHSNVRWLSRGQVLNRVFAVRVELALFLQEHQHCHADCFKDSEFILILEYMTDIFAALNHLNQQMQGGGVNIIEAEENLKAFQKKLPLWKRRIENDNFANFPLLDDCVSKIEDVSGIGDISVPTELKQAIATHLDELATSLDGYFPTRESYPAWVRQPFTFSVETTDVNNEYLDEIIELQQSQVQQQLFRTTTLSTFWCQQMVTYPVIAKKALEFFILFVITYLCEQSFSRMLDIKTKKRNRLCCENDMRVALAKVKPRISDLVSERQQQKSH; the protein is encoded by the coding sequence ATGATTTGCAATGCCAAGTTGAGCAATTCTAGTCTAGCACCGGCAAAACTAAGAGAACACTTCCTTAAGCTGCAAGGAGATGGAAAATACAAGAACACAACGCTCGCTGAATTCAAGGTGAGGAGAGCCAGATTCGATGAAAAGGCTAGTCTGCCTGTTCTCGGCTTTGTACCCATCAACAAACCGATCCTCATAGCATCGTACGAAGTTGCTTACCTGATCGCAAAGCAGGGCAAACCCCACACCATTGGTGAAACACTCATAAAACCAGCTGTGTTGAAGATGGCGAATATCATGCTGGGAAAAGCGGCTGAAGTTAAGTTATCCCAAATTCCTCTTTCAAATGACACCATCAGCGACAGAATAGAGGACATGAGCAAAGACATCTTGGCTCAAATAGTTGCAGATCTGATTTCAAGCCCGGCAAAATTCAGCCTTCAACTCGACGAGACCACAGACGTCTCCAATCTAAGCCAGCTTGCAGTATTCGTGCGCTATGTGAAAGACGACGTGATAAAGGaagagtttttattttgtaagcCTCTTACAACAACAACTAAGGCAGCCGATGTGAAGAAACTTGTGGATGACTTCTTCAAAGACAACAATCTTTCGTGGGATATGGTTTCTGCAGTTTGTTCGGATGGAGCTCCAGCCATGCTGGGAAGAAAGTCTGGTTTAGGTGCGCTAGTGAAAGCCGATGCACCACACATCATTGTTACGCATTGTATTCTGCATAGGCATGCATTGGCAACAAAAACCTTGCCTCCAAAACTGGCAGAAGTATTAAAAATTGTAGTGGAATGTGTGAACTATGTGCGAAATAGTGCTCTGAGGCACCACATCTTCAGGGAGCTGTGTAAAGAAATGGGATCTGAATTTGAGGTACTTCTGTACCATTCCAACGTTCGATGGTTATCCCGAGGACAGGTGTTGAATCGTGTTTTTGCCGTGCGTGTGGAATTAGCCCTGTTTTTGCAAGAGCACCAACATTGTCATGCAGATTGCTTCAAAGATTCTGAGTTCATTCTCATTTTAGAGTACATGACTGATATCTTTGCAGCTCTAAATCATCTCAATcaacagatgcagggtggtggAGTCAACATCATCGAAGCGGAAGAAAACCTGAAGGCTTTTCAAAAAAAGCTACCGTTATGGAAACGACGAATAGAGAACGATAACTTCGCAAACTTTCCCCTGCTAGACGACTGTGTAAGTAAGATCGAAGATGTATCTGGAATCGGAGACATTTCTGTACCCACGGAACTGAAGCAAGCAATTGCCACGCACTTAGATGAGCTTGCAACGTCTCTTGATGGATACTTCCCTACAAGAGAGTCATATCCAGCATGGGTGAGACAGCCGTTCACATTTAGTGTTGAGACAACAGATGTCAATAATGAATACCTCGATGAAATCATTGAACTTCAGCAGAGCCAGGTTCAACAGCAACTCTTCAGAACAACAACGCTCTCAACGTTTTGGTGTCAACAAATGGTAACGTACCCTGTTATTGCTAAGAAAGCTCTGGAGTTTTTCATACTGTTTGTTATAACATATCTTTGCGAGCAATCCTTTTCAAGGATGCTGGACATAAAAACGAAGAAAAGGAACAGACTTTGTTGCGAAAATGACATGAGAGTGGCACTTGCCAAGGTAAAGCCGCGCATTTCTGACCTGGTCTCTGAAAGACAACAGCAGAAGTCACACTGA